Proteins found in one Aspergillus chevalieri M1 DNA, chromosome 2, nearly complete sequence genomic segment:
- the PLB1_3 gene encoding lysophospholipase 1 (COG:I;~EggNog:ENOG410PFXA;~InterPro:IPR016035,IPR002642;~PFAM:PF01735;~antiSMASH:Cluster_2.1;~go_function: GO:0004620 - phospholipase activity [Evidence IEA];~go_process: GO:0009395 - phospholipid catabolic process [Evidence IEA]), giving the protein MKDFLDRISIPSFDAVSYINNHANNVSELPNIAIAVSGGGYRALTNGAGALKAFDSRTENSTSSGHLGGLLQSSTYVSGLSGGSWLLGSVYLNNFTTISALQTHGKGDVWQFSRSILKGPDDGGIKILDSAQYWRDLVHMVDGKKDAGFNTSLTDYWGRALSYQFINDTDGGVDYTWSSIAQTDDFKAGKMPMPLVVADGRAPGELVVGSNSTVYEFNPWEFGSFDPTIFGFAPLEYLGSPFENGELPQGASCVRGFDNAGFVMGTSSTLFNQGLLRLNKTDLPDVIKSVAEHILEDIGEANDDIAIYSPNPFYRYRNSTAAYSNANDLDVVDGGEDQQNIPLHPLIQPQRQVDVIFAVDSSADTSYNWPDGHSLVATYERSLNSTGIANGTVFPAVPDRHTFINQGLNERPTFFGCDAANLTGPAPLVVYLPNSPYSAYSNTSTFQLKYSDEERDSIITNGYEVVTMGNATEDKDWPTCVGCAILSRSLNRTGTAVPEACQTCFQRYCWNGTVDSRDPGDYEPSLLLSTSTSGSSKMSSLNRTAAVIALAAVVFTTV; this is encoded by the coding sequence ATGAAAGATTTCTTAGACCGTATATCGATTCCATCCTTTGATGCCGTATCGTATATCAACAACCACGCGAACAATGTGTCGGAGTTGCCGAATATCGCTATCGCCGTTTCTGGAGGAGGATACCGTGCATTGACCAATGGAGCAGGTGCCTTGAAGGCATTTGACAGCCGAACCGAGAATTCTACCAGCTCGGGACACCTTGGAGGACTGCTGCAATCCTCCACATACGTGTCAGGTCTCAGTGGTGGAAGTTGGCTGTTAGGATCGGTCTATCTCAACAACTTCACTACCATCTCTGCGCTACAGACCCATGGGAAAGGGGACGTTTGGCAGTTCAGTCGATCGATCCTCAAAGGACCAGATGATGGCGGCATCAAGATCCTTGACAGTGCTCAGTACTGGCGGGACCTCGTCCACATGGTGGACGGCAAGAAAGATGCCGGGTTCAACACATCGCTGACCGATTACTGGGGTCGTGCACTGTCCTACCAGTTCATCAACGACACGGACGGGGGTGTGGATTACACCTGGTCTTCGATCGCTCAGACGGACGACTTCAAAGCTGGCAAGATGCCCATGCCGCTCGTTGTGGCTGATGGCCGTGCTCCCGGCGAGCTGGTGGTGGGAAGCAACTCGACCGTCTATGAGTTCAACCCGTGGGAATTTGGTTCTTTCGATCCCACCATCTTTGGTTTCGCACCACTGGAGTACCTCGGCTCGCCATTCGAAAACGGGGAACTCCCCCAGGGTGCATCGTGTGTCCGGGGTTTTGACAACGCGGGATTCGTGATGGGCACGTCGTCTACCTTGTTCAATCAAGGCTTGCTGCGGTTGAATAAAACTGATCTGCCAGATGTCATCAAGTCAGTCGCGGAACACATTTTGGAAGACATTGGAGAAGCCAACGATGATATCGCCATTTACTCACCTAATCCATTTTATCGCTACCGCAACTCCACCGCCGCTTATTCCAACGCTAACGACCTGGATGTGGTCGACGGTGGCGAAGACCAGCAAAATATCCCCCTCCATCCGTTAATTCAACCACAGCGACAGGTGGACGTAATTTTTGCCGTTGACTCGTCGGCCGACACGTCTTATAACTGGCCTGATGGACACTCGCTGGTGGCCACGTACGAACGCAGTCTCAACTCGACGGGCATTGCCAACGGCACAGTCTTCCCAGCGGTCCCTGATCGCCACACCTTCATCAACCAGGGCTTGAACGAGCGTCCGACCTTCTTTGGCTGCGACGCGGCTAACCTCACCGGCCCGGCACCCCTGGTGGTGTATCTCCCCAACTCGCCTTACAGCGCGTATTCCAACACGTCCACCTTCCAGCTGAAATACTCGGATGAGGAGCGGGACTCGATCATCACGAATGGGTACGAAGTGGTTACTATGGGCAATGCTACCGAGGATAAGGACTGGCCGACGTGCGTAGGCTGTGCGATTCTTTCGCGCTCGCTGAACCGGACGGGGACGGCGGTACCGGAGGCTTGTCAGACATGTTTCCAGCGGTATTGTTGGAATGGAACCGTCGACAGTCGCGATCCTGGGGACTATGAGCCATCGCTGTTGCTGTCGACGTCGACTTCGGGATCTAGCAAGATGTCATCGTTGAACCGTACGGCAGCGGTGATTGCATTGGCAGCAGTTGTGTTTACAACGGTTTGA